aatacatttgataaactaataaacaacactataaataaatgaatatgccATTAAATGGATTAAAAGAATGTTGAAATAGATGCAGGCTTTAATTAACTTGATTTGAATTGGTTTTTCCATTTGAATTGgcttctttatttttctgactttattttaattccacttttatttactttcccatttaatatttcatttttccaatctgtttttaaagttttaaattgaTTCCATATTCACTCTCTGCACTTTTACTTCCCAAAAcctatttatttgtctttacatttttcatgtatttttgtcttttggttGATTCACGTCAGAGATCATAGATCGACACATGATTTGCTCACACAATAAATAGGGGAAAAGCAAAGTTTACAAAATAACTTATTCATAATTGAAAGTAgataaatcaaaaacagaagcaaattaaaagagaaatataaatgtattaatggctttaaaaaatgtattaatggctgcattcattttttcatATACTTCATgtcatattgatttatttatttgtaggagctgtttatttctctctttcagaaTGAGGAGGATTCGGAGGTTCCCATGGACAGTGTTGAGATGCCTCACTTCCGTCAGCGCTCCTTCCTGCCGACCCAACCGGTTCGCCGCACGCCGATACTTCACAACTTCCTCCACATTTTGTCATCTCGCTCCCCTGGGGCTCAGGTGGGAGGCGAGCAGCCGCGCCCTCTAGGTGACAATGGGAGCAATGTTGCAGAATCACCCAGCATGCCTCTGCCCCAGTACCCCAGCCCTGAACGCGGGCCACCTTTCCCTGGATGCACTCAGCACCTGGGCATGGTTTGTCTGTGTAGTCGCTGCTCAGTCAATCGGAACCCTTCCCTGCCTGCCAACGGGTCCTCTATGACCCCCTCTGATCCCCGGGTATCGTCTGATGCCCCCCAGCCTCCCCCTGCTTCCACTTTCTCTTCAGCTCGCACAGAGCCCAGACAACCCACTGAACGACCCTCAGCCTTTACATCAGTCTACTACAGCGCCGGCACTTCTCTTAATCCCACTGCACCGAGCAGCATGGAGCCACACTCCACCTCCAGACCAGGACCTGACTGGACACGCAACCTGCTCAgcatgagggagggaggggttggTCCAGGTATGCTGCCCCCCAGAACCTCTTCGTCCTCCATCAGCCTTCTGTCAGTGCTCCGTCAGCAAGACGGTTCCTCTCACTCCCCCGTGTACACGTCTGCCACTGAGGGACGGGGTTTCCCCCAACAAGGAGACCCAGGGGCCCGAGATGCTGCAGGTACAAGCAGCGGTCACCACCCATTCTGGGATGGTTCTCGCAGCAACACGGCCTCTTTCCGCAATGTGCTGCAGTGCAACTTGAGCCGCTACTTCATGGAGTTTGACCGTATGCAGGACCTGGAGCCTCCATTAGGGGGCACCATGACAGATGGAAGCCAGGAGCAGAGCCAAGAGCTGCTGAATAATAACATGGACCCAGAAAGAGCAGggccttcctcctcttcctcctccacccctaCCATCATCCACTACcagcctcctctccctcccccccctgCCTCCCACAACCTGGACAACAGTGTTACTCCCCCGGCCTCCCGCGGCCATCTGAACCGCTGCCGGGCATGCCACAACCTACTGACCTTCAACCATGACTCTCAGCGCTGGGAGCGCACCAGCCAGGCCTCCTCCACTTCTGCCTCGTCTCTGgagccctcctcttcctcctcctccttccctgccTCTTCAGCCCCGTGGCACCctgaggagagcaggaggacacTAGAAGCCCAAACCCAAGAGAGGAGGGCGCCTCCAGAGCCCAATGAGCATCCGCCACCccctggaggtggaggagcaggaacAGTGGCCTTCCCAATAGCCCCATCTTCCAGCCAGCCTGGAGAGCAGACGGTGGGACTGGTGTACAACCAGGACACAGCGCAGTGGGAAAGGGTTTACCGGCAGGCGGCTGCTGGACGATCGGCAGAGCCACCGGAGGCCTTAAGCCAAGAAATGCCTGTTGACCCCCCAGATGAGGACTCCCTGAGGAGGTACAGTCTCCATGTCATCACTTTGTTAGTGGGTTAATAATTAAATATCTGTTTGATATGTAGAAATTTAAATCATTGCATTTAATCATGGTTTTATCACCCATCAGCTGCTTTAACCTCAAAGGGTGACTTGTGTATTCAGTCATTTTTACTTGTTTCTTTCATACAGGCGACTTTTGGAATCCTCTCTATTATCGTTATCTCGCTATGACATGTCAGGATCAAGAGACCACCCTATTTACCCCGATCCAGCCAGGTACGCTCACACTTCATTTAGCTCGATCATGCCAGGTACGCTCACACTTCATTTAGCTCGATCCAGTCAGGTACGCTCACACTTCATTTAGCTCGATTATGCCAGGTACGCTCACACTTCATTTAGCTCGATCCAGTCAGGAACGCTCAGACTTCATTTAGCTCGATCCAGTCAGATACGCTCAGACTTCATTTAGCTCGATCCAGCCAGGAACGCTCACACTTCATTTAGCTCGATCCAGTCAGGAACGCTCACACTTCATTTAGCTCGATCCAGTCAGGAACGCTCACACTTCATTTAGCTCGATCCAGTCAGGAACGCTCACACTTCATTTAGCTCGATCCAGTCAGGAACGCTCACACTTCATTTAGCTCGATCCAGTCAGGAACGCTCAGACTTCATTTAGCTCGATCCAGTCAGATACGCTCAGACTTCATTTAGCTCGATCCAGTCAGGAACGCTCACACTTCATTTAGCTCGATCCAGTCAGGAACGCTCACACTTCATTTAGCTCGATCCAGCCAGGAACGCTCACACTTCATTTAGCTCGATCCAGCCAGGAACGCTCACACTTCATTTAGCTCGATCCAGTCAGGAACGCTCACGCTTAATTAAAGTGAGCTTAGAGTTTCCTCTCAAATGAATGTGAGCTGCTCACACGTCTCAGTGGATTAAAGCGGCACTTCCTGTGCAGGGAtggaaggtcagaggtcaagtgaAGAGAGGATACTACACATCAGAtggagatttttcttttcataacaAACACGAGATTAAAAACCAGTGTCACACTaatgtcagaaaacagtttCCAAGTCACATGGTGTCAGATTTCTAACGACACTTTTCGAGCCGGTCACTGCTACTCTTGTTTGCTGTTGAAAGAATGGGCCTGAAGTTATTGTCTGTTCTGGCCAGACTTTCTCCAGCTGCTTACTACGCCCAGAGGATGATCCAGTATCTCTCCAGACGAGACAGTATTCGCCAGCGCTCGCTTCGTTACCAGCAGAACCGCCTGCGGGCCATGTCGTCCTCTTCAGACAGCCCTGCCAGCAACCCTTCCAGCTCCATGGACAACAGTGACATGGACTTTGAGGAGCTGGAGTAGGTTTCACTGTGGATCTTTTCActatttttcatctctttttaatAACTCCAGtctgaggaaaaagaagaaaaaagtgttttcacagcacAAAGTTCGGCAAAGTGATGTTCTAtcatcacagcagctcagtgtcatACTGTAGTCGTTTTGTTTGACAGAACCAATGATTGAAACATTTAGGATAAACTCATGTCAAAACACAGCTTCGTCATCATGAGGCGGATGTATCAGAGCTGCACTGCACAAAAAGCTATCAGATTTGAGTGATCAATATAAATATTCAGTGATTGGCTTCTATTTATTTAGAGTATaaagatttaatttgaattaatttcATCAAGTCCAAAAGGGACAGCAACAGTCCGGACAATTGTTATCTGTTTCCTCGACGGTGGAATGAGCTGCTGTTAGCGACGAGTGTCTCTGACTTTGCAGTATTAATATTcttgtgaatatttgaatgaactttgtgtttttttcattttcaacaaaaCCAGTATTCTGTTCCCtaattctgttttctttgtttgaaaaatgttttctgagcCTGTAACATTTTCCTTATTCCAGTGATAATGGGGACAGAGCGAGACACAGGACGCCACGTAATGCGAGGATGTCTGCGCCTTCACTGGGTCGCTTTGTTCCTCGGTGAGTCCACTTGAAGGTCTGATCTGAACTCTAAACTCCTCTTTTTCTGCAGAACCTgttctctcttttgtttattaGTTTAGTTTGATATGTTTCAGATCTTTCGTCAAGGATCTGGAGTATCCCTCAGATTCTGGTTCACTCTAATGCTACTGTCGCAATCTATGGAGGTAGTGGGGGTGCATATGGATGCCCATGAACATAAAATCCAAAAGTGCGCAAACAGAATCCAAAGTGCGCAAACAACACGATGTGGTGTTGTGGGTCAAATTTCAGTTTAAGCTAGCCACGCTGCAGATTTGCTTAACAACAGGAAGTTAATGTTTACTTTCCCACTCACTCTCGCACACATTGGAAGTGAATAGGAAGCAAGGGTCAACTTATTGATTTCAGCTCAGGTTTGATTTTTTATCAGTGCTGTTTTAACCATTCTGCTGTAGGCGTTTCCTCCTCCCTGAGTATCTGCCCTATGCTGGGATCTTCCACGAGAGAGGGCAGCCCGGTCTGGCCACACACTCGTCCGTCAACAGAGTACTCGCAGGTAAGCGCAACACAACAGCTGCcagacaaacagaggaaatgttcAACTCTGAAGTTGAGCTGACCCTGTTGTTTTCTCAGGAGCATCGATCGGTGACGGACAGTCTGCGGTCGCCAGCAACATCGCAAACACCACCTACCGTCTGCAGTGGTGGGACTTCACCAAGTTTGACCTGCCGGAGATCAGCAACGGTACGATGACACTCACCTGCATCATTCACCGAGTCTGAAATCACTGAGCTGCGTTCAGtttatttgatctgttttttcatttatagaATGTTTAGTAAACAGTGAATCTGCAGAGTCACCAAAGGTCAAACAGCTGTTTAATCTAAGCTTAGTTAAAAATATTCCCAAATTGTATTGTATATTCTACCCATAATGTAAATCagtaactgtatataaagacgatcactgactgtatataaagacgatcactgactgtatataaagaccatcactgactgtatataaagaccatcactgactgtatataaagatgatcactgactgtatataaagaccatcactgactgtatataaagacgatcactgactgtatataaagaccatcactgactgtatataaagacgatcactgactgtatataaagacgatcactgactgtatataaagaccatcactgactgtatataaagacgatcactgactgtatataaagacgatcactgactgtatataaagaccatcactgactgtatataaagacgatcactgactgtatataaagaccatcactgactgtatataaagacgatcactgactgtatataaagaccatcactgactgtatataaagaccatcactgactgtatataaagacgatcattCTCAGGTCAGATGCTGCTTCAGAGAGCTGAAGAGTGAAGTACTGAAGACTTGTCTTATTTTCTCTTGACCAGCCTCGGTCAACGTTCTGGTTCCGAACTGTAAGATCTACAACGATGCGAGTTGTGACATCTCAGCAGACGGTCAGCTGCTGGCCGTCTTCATTCCCAGCAGTCAGCGGGGTTTTCCAGATGAAGGCATCCTGGCCATTTACTCTCTGGCTCCACACAACCTGGGAGAGATGCTCTACACCAAGAGGTTTGGTAAGTGTCCCTCTCAAGTCCAGCTCCCGTCCTGAGTGTAGAAATGTGTAATTTGAtcttttacccccccccccctccctcctcaccaGGTCCGAATGCcatctctgtcagtctgtctccgATGGGCTGCTATGTGATGGTGGGTCTGGCCTCTCGCAGGATCCTGCTACATCCTACCACCGACCACATGGTGGCGCAAGTCTTCCGTCTGCAACAGCCACACGGAGGAGAGACTTCTATcagggtgagacacacacacacacacacacacacacacacacacacacagtgtctgttttctgtctgacatcatcattgtgttttttaacctGTTTCCCTCTGATTATTGTCCAGTTGTAATATTTTGTCAATAACATAATAGCGTGGATGGAGCTTCAGTTTTATATCTGTCAAAcactttgagtttgttttgtggCTGAACTTTTATATTTACACTTTTCACAGTAACTGTTGTTGAACACGTGtgtgctgaagctgctgctttgtTTCAGATGGTCTTCAACGTAGTTTATCCCATGGCTCCAGACCAGAGGCGCCATGTCAGCATCAACTCGGCTCGCTGGCTGCCGGATCCTGGGATGGGTCTGGCTTATGGAACAAATAAGGGAGACTTGGTGATCTGCCGACCAGTGTGAGTGTCCACCAGCGTCAGGATGGAAACCAGAAACCATTAATCCTTCATGCTACTACAGGAAGACGAGTTTCACTTCACACTGATGATTGATttacagactgtaaataaagttggaCGACATGATGGTTCCTACAAATGaaggctggctgcagtataggttataaaccccacctcctccatgttaacacatgggacatggaccaaaccaaaaaaattTAACTTTTCTCAAAGACTATGGTTACCATCGATCTCTGTAGTCTGTAGGCTGAAAGATAACGTGGTGTGACCAAGGTTATTCTCTAATTCTATGACTCCGATGTTCCTTCATAGCTGTCGTACTCGACGTAGGATTTAAATTTGATTCATTATGGTCTTCAGGTCGTACATTGAAACCTGCAGGAACCTTTGAGACAAAGAATGAAGTGTAAGTTCTAACTTTATGTTAAATCATCCTCCTGGCTTGTTGGTTTTCCCTCTGagcttcctcctccacagcgAGAAGTCACCTGATGTGATTATCTTAATGCTCAGTCTGAACAGGAAGAACATTAACTGTGAGCTCAATAAATGAGTTTAATGAGGTCATGGTCCTTGTGATTCCACGAAGAAATCCCTCCTCTGCTTTTAAGACTTCCTGAATGGAAGTGAATTAACGAgtggcacgtgtgtgtgtgtgtgtgtgtgtgtgtgtgtgtgtgtgtgtgtgtgtatgtgtgtgtgtgtgtgtgtgtgtgtgtgtgtgtgtgtgtgtgtgtgtgtgtgtgtgtgtgtgtgtgtttaggttcTATCGCAGCGATGGTGAGGGTCCCGGAGAGTCGAGCAGTGAACCTTTATTCTCTGTCAACAACAGTGGAACGAGCAGAACCCGAGGCTCTGACAGACCGGGGTGAGAACAGGACGAATCACACGCGTTCTCATGTTTCAGTTgttttgtcaaaataaaaccttgcTGAAACTCGACTAAACTGATTAAACTAAAACGTTTTATTGGTAGTTAACAGTTGTGAAAGATTTCACGATCAACATGTTAACTCACTTTATTTACGATGTCAGAACTTTATCTAATGCAGCTCTCCGTGTTCATGCTGGTGTTAAAGAAACTCACTAGGATCAGGCAGGAAAATCTCCTCTGGCTCCATCTACAGGTCGTAATGCAATTTGGAAGTATTTAACACTCCCATTTCTAAAAGGCCAATCAGAACCAGACCGAGTGCCTGAGTGTCAATCACAGCTCCTGCACAATTAGCAgagccagcagcagctcagtcagGCTAATGTTAGCTTGTCTGTGAGCATCGTGCTGCTCTTCTTGTTTCTACATGAGTAAGCCACATTTCTACTTCACATGCTATCAGCCCAGCTAGCTGCACCTCTCATGTTATGTGATGAAGCAGTCAGGCTAACATTAGCTAGTGTTTTCCATTATAACTATAATTACGTTTATGAAATTGCGTCGTTGTGAAAGTCGTTTATTCTGGCCGCCTGTGTTTCTATGGTTACTATCATGCACTGTTGAGAAGGGAGGGGTTTCAGAGATCTTCAGCAGAAATTAAGGGCGGGGCCTGGAAGTGTAATCTGATGTATCTTCctaatgcagcttttataatGAATACTCGGGAAGGACGGTGTTGTGGTTTCATCAGGCACCATCATCACATCAGCACAGACACGTGTTGTGAAATATATTGTGAAGGGTCTGTGGCTCCGCTGTATTAGTTACCATGGTCACTCCCGTCATACTCTAAagtgcaaacacaaactgagactaAACCATGACGCTGACattctcttcctgattggttcttatcagtgcGGACTCATCCTGCTGATTCATCCATAACTTAACATGGATAATAAATTACTGACCTTGTTGTGTGTTGGCatctgttgtgcagttaaatttattattttgtgaagCTATGACTGCTGAGGTGTGCAGACGGAGGGTTGTTATTTAATCTCTAATTGGTTTCCTCTGTTTTCAGGCCTAATCGTTCTGGCTGGAGGCTGGACAGAGACATGGGTTTGATGAACGCGATTGGTCTTCAGCCCCGACATCCCACGCcatcagtgacatcacaagGAACCCAGACGCCAATCGTCCAGCTGCAGAAcgctgagacacaaacagagagggacCTATCAGAGCCCAGCGTCTCCCAGCCACCACCTAGTACTGAAGCACTTACATAACAATGACACCCTCTCATATTTAATGATATTGTTATATTAATCTTCCAGACAGTGATGCAAACAGTTTTCATCACTGTGTAATTAAAGAACCAACGAGGATTCTAACATGAACTGTAGTAGCCTGAAGTGCATCATTCCTTATTTCTCCGTTTCACCCGGAACTACCTGAGCTCAATCAGAGGAGGAGATAAAACATCTAAAGTTTTTAACCTCTACCATTTGTTGACTGCAGTGAAGctgtcaatataaaaaaaatgcacaCTACTACGTAGgtcatgatcctctgcttccacCAACACTAAGGCACCGACTGGTGAAACTTAGACTCTGCGTCCTGGAAGTGAGACCGAATGTTGAAAACCTGTCTTGTGtgtaatgaccagcagagggcgactcctctggtagtttctatagaaaatgtctctaCTTACTCACTTTagaacgtcagtaaacattgtcctcaggagtttatgTCTCAGTCTGTGATTATTCTGACAAAATGAATCTGCCACATTTTGATCATCCTTTTCAATCCCTCTAAAAATGACAACATATGTGACTGACTCTGGTTTATCGTGGAAGACGTTTTTTTAAGGATCCTTGAATTTTTCGTCCTCGTCTCCTCAGATGCCTCAGCAGAGACTCCCTCCACAAGTGGAGCGTCCCAGCAGCAGGAGGCGTCTCAGAGCAGCAGCGTTCCGGACGACGTCCAGACTGAAGCTTCATCCGATGCCAACGCGTCCACAGCTGCTGGTACGTCACAGTTTGACTCTGAGTAACAGGTTGTACTTGAAAATGAGTTTGGTTCATCTTTCTTGTAAAAGTCTGGATTTTATTACacaatgtttctgtttctattgGAAGTAAATATTGATGACAGCGGCTCGTATCTTTTCAGGCTGGAATATTGATCACTGATAGTCTGACAGGTTCTTGTTGTCTGGAGACTCGTTTGTCACTTTTCTCTGGTTCAACCTGATAAAGTCTCAGCTGCAGATCAGGTTCATGGTTCCACTGATGACGGTTAAtctatttatttctcttctcaGTTCTGCTGTCGTTTCCAGATGCTCCAACACAAGTTGTTTTTGATAATCAGTTTGAGTGTTTGTAAACTGATGAAGTCTTTGCCTCGTGCCGCAGCTCAGTCCAACCTCAGAGGAAAGTTTGGATACAAAAGATTGTGACGGTTGTACAGATGTGTCATGAAacgacagatgtttgtgtgtttcttgtgtgaGTAAGTCCTGTTGTGTCACGCTCTCTTTGCAGATTCCCCAGAGTTCGGTTCAGGTGAAGACGCTCTGGCTCGAATCCGCCGGCTGATTGCAGAAGGTGGTATGACGGCGGTGGTCCAGCGGGAGCAGAGCACCACCATGGCCTCCATGGGTGGCTTTGGAAACAATATCATTGTCAGCCATCGAATCCACCGCAGCTCCCAGACAGGCACCGGGGCCTCCAGACCTCAAGCCGAGCCCACCCTTACggccccttcctcctcctcaggaccTCTCCTCATCACACAGAACCAGTCTTACCTTCCTCCCCAAGCCTCCGCCCCATCTGAACAACTGGCTCCCATGTGGGGCCCCCAGGTGCTGTCTGGCCCCCAGCCCTCCGGCCTCTCTCTAGCTGTAGACATGGACGATGTATTTGACGGAGGACGAGCGGACGACAACTCCCTGCCGggtccttcctcttcctcgctgCTGCTGACTTCCCcttcttcgtcctcctcctccacctctcacaGCCCCCTGCCCAGCGGTGGCGGGGGGTGTGGCCCCAATAGTTACCCAGGTGACCCGTACAGCAGGTAGTTCTCCTATTGGCCAAGAGAAGCAGAGCGTTGGTTGATGGATTTCGTTAATGGCGCTCCTCAAAGCCTTATCTCACAAAGAAAAGGGTGCTGCTTCGACTCTGCACAGGGTCTCCCGCCTGAAAAAGAAAGGGGTCTCCCGCCTGGAAAAGAAGGGACACAAGAACCCCACCTCACCCAAAACCCGCCACGGCGTTGGCGTGCACTTAGAAAAACTGGACTGAAGCTGAACCGCGACCATTCCTCGTCAGAAAGGGCTCCTACTTGAACAGTTAGCGCTGAGCTCctctctgcttgtttgtttaaagTGTCAGCGCGACGGGAGAAAAGGTTCCTGTGTCAAAGTgccgtgggggggggggggggggggggtctttctTTTACACATTTACTCCGATGTGCTGCATAGTAGTAAATATAAATGCGTGATTGAAGTGTTAACAGTGAATTCAGCACTACTTTATCTTGAAGCCTGTTTTGTACCGTGTGTAATCATGATGTGTCGGAGGCGGGACTCTGCTCCTCGGACGTCACTGATCAATCACACAATCCATCAATCATCAATGACTGACACCTGGGACTCAGAGACCTGAAGCTACCGGACGTCTGTTCAACGACGCTGCAGTTCATCAAATACATAGGTTGTTTTTTCAAAAggctgaagaggagaaggaacccccacccctcccctcccccctcaatACCTACCAGCCAAGTTAAATGCACTAtaggtgcgtgtgtgtttgtgtgtcagtgcttttcacacatctttaaaaaataattttactttaaaattatGGTTTCTGCAAAACTTTCTGGAACTCGAAATCACTGCATTCGTCctggctcctgattggctgTCTCATCTTTAccgtagactgtaaataaagatgacagCGATTCTTCACTTCcacagaaatgaagctaaagtCACTCACGAACCTCTGTGTGATGGTGGGCTGGAGCTTTGGTCCCGTCCATACACGCTCTCGACCAATcagagtcagctgtcaatcatgacgtctcagcctgttttcatttcatcaaataacaaaacctgaaaagacagaaaccaacatggaggaggtctataacctttactgcagccagccaccagggggtggtccagatgatttggcttcagttttgggagccgtcatgtcgtccggCTGTAGTTGCAGTATGTGGTTGTTTCTGGTGGGGTTGTATCGCCACCTGTTGGTTTGATGTGCTCTCTGCAGTTGTTCACAgctcatttttaatgtttgacaCCAGTGAACGTGTGGACGCTGGCGTAATGTGAACGTTatgtttcattcttttcttctcagcacgagatgaaaacacatttatttaaatcaacagtagaaatatataaaaaccaCGATGGCGTTCGACATGAACGTGACGCTGAAGTGATTCTCATCAGACCAGCGGCTGTCTGGGTCAATGGGGAACAGCTTCTGTGatcacatgtcacatgtttgattcccgtcacatgtttgattcctTGTGTTGGCGTGTCTGGTAAAAACATGAAGCTACGGAGGATCTGATCTGTTTGGATTAGAGCAGCCAATGAATGTGCGTCACTCCTTCTTTTGCAGAGTCGACAATAACAAGCTGTAGAAATTCTGATGTCAGTTTAATAACGAGATAAACCAGAGaacctgaatttaaaaaacctCCCACTCACATAAAGTTTCAGATAAAAACACGAACAAGAGGAAGTGGGCACTAATTTCAGCAGCGGATTGATTCGTATGTTCTGCAGTCGTGAGTCACTGTTTGCACAGGCAGGAGACACGTGCACGATCCCTGTGACTCAGCTGTCGTCGTCCACCACAGGAAACTTCTTCTGTAACGTGAAGCGTCAGAACGTCACCTGTTCCTTAGGTTCTACGTTCTGCTGCTGAGTTTTAGAACGAGAACATTGGTATCAAACGTTACTCAGAAGGTGACGGCGTCACGTCATTGTGCTTACGCTCAGTTGTCTCAGAGGTCGTCTGACACTGAGTCCAGATCAGCTCAGGACAGc
This genomic interval from Paralichthys olivaceus isolate ysfri-2021 chromosome 7, ASM2471397v2, whole genome shotgun sequence contains the following:
- the ambra1b gene encoding activating molecule in BECN1-regulated autophagy protein 1B isoform X2; this encodes MASRQKNAVRILSNRERGSQTFGSQRLLQLLVEEKVRWMKWQSQKVELPDSPRSTFLLAFSPDRTLMASTHVNHNIYITEVKTGKCLHSLVGHRRTPWCVTFHPTIPGLVASGCLDGEVRIWDLHGGSESWFTESNVAIASLAFHPTAQLLLIATNNELHFWDWSRPEPFAVVKTGSETERVRLVRFDPLGHNLLTAIVNPSNQQNEEDSEVPMDSVEMPHFRQRSFLPTQPVRRTPILHNFLHILSSRSPGAQVGGEQPRPLGDNGSNVAESPSMPLPQYPSPERGPPFPGCTQHLGMVCLCSRCSVNRNPSLPANGSSMTPSDPRVSSDAPQPPPASTFSSARTEPRQPTERPSAFTSVYYSAGTSLNPTAPSSMEPHSTSRPGPDWTRNLLSMREGGVGPGMLPPRTSSSSISLLSVLRQQDGSSHSPVYTSATEGRGFPQQGDPGARDAAGTSSGHHPFWDGSRSNTASFRNVLQCNLSRYFMEFDRMQDLEPPLGGTMTDGSQEQSQELLNNNMDPERAGPSSSSSSTPTIIHYQPPLPPPPASHNLDNSVTPPASRGHLNRCRACHNLLTFNHDSQRWERTSQASSTSASSLEPSSSSSSFPASSAPWHPEESRRTLEAQTQERRAPPEPNEHPPPPGGGGAGTVAFPIAPSSSQPGEQTVGLVYNQDTAQWERVYRQAAAGRSAEPPEALSQEMPVDPPDEDSLRRRLLESSLLSLSRYDMSGSRDHPIYPDPARLSPAAYYAQRMIQYLSRRDSIRQRSLRYQQNRLRAMSSSSDSPASNPSSSMDNSDMDFEELDDNGDRARHRTPRNARMSAPSLGRFVPRRFLLPEYLPYAGIFHERGQPGLATHSSVNRVLAGASIGDGQSAVASNIANTTYRLQWWDFTKFDLPEISNASVNVLVPNCKIYNDASCDISADGQLLAVFIPSSQRGFPDEGILAIYSLAPHNLGEMLYTKRFGPNAISVSLSPMGCYVMVGLASRRILLHPTTDHMVAQVFRLQQPHGGETSIRMVFNVVYPMAPDQRRHVSINSARWLPDPGMGLAYGTNKGDLVICRPVFYRSDGEGPGESSSEPLFSVNNSGTSRTRGSDRPGPNRSGWRLDRDMGLMNAIGLQPRHPTPSVTSQGTQTPIVQLQNAETQTERDLSEPSVSQPPPNASAETPSTSGASQQQEASQSSSVPDDVQTEASSDANASTAADSPEFGSGEDALARIRRLIAEGGMTAVVQREQSTTMASMGGFGNNIIVSHRIHRSSQTGTGASRPQAEPTLTAPSSSSGPLLITQNQSYLPPQASAPSEQLAPMWGPQVLSGPQPSGLSLAVDMDDVFDGGRADDNSLPGPSSSSLLLTSPSSSSSSTSHSPLPSGGGGCGPNSYPGDPYSR